The following coding sequences are from one Triticum aestivum cultivar Chinese Spring chromosome 5A, IWGSC CS RefSeq v2.1, whole genome shotgun sequence window:
- the LOC123103844 gene encoding putative leucine-rich repeat receptor-like serine/threonine-protein kinase At2g24130 — MRAPMAVKLAAILLLLHLTRFHAMAVATGERRAGTIVRQQRRWQVLLQEKATLLALKRSLTLPSPSALADWNESNDDVCGLTGVACDWRRQHVTGLSLGDMNISGPVPPVIGNLTRLKSLDMSRNFLAGQIPAELSNLRGLEVLDLGHNQLSGGIPLSLSELVSLGFLFLKDNQLSGPIPAVLFKNCTILSVVDFGNNDLSREIPLEASANIFFLNLYSNRLTGKLPWWLANCTYLYLLDVEDNSLADELPSGIIAGKQQLKYLHLSNNYRFSSHDGNTNLEPFFAAVSNCSQILEIEAGAVGMGGRLPSWLGSLLPPNMSHLNLELNEIQGPIPADIGEMINIMLMNLSSNQLNGTVLASICALPKLERLSLSNNGLTGMIPACIGNATSLGELDLSGNALSGSILSGIGTGLVNLYLQNNQLSGEIPVNRLAECMRLLHLDLSNNSLTGEVPYMVSGTNIIFLNLSHNQIRGELPRGLGDMQQVQAIDLSWNNFTGTISPQLGLCRELEVLDLSHNSLTGVLPSSFDLLNDLKNLDVSHNSLNGEIPANLTKCTSLKHFNLSYNDFVGHVPTIGVFADFTFLSYIGNPRLCGLVVRRNCQRHRPWYQSRKYLVVMCVCAAVLTILCAVGAWKIQDWLAAVQEDMFRGRRSGGLSLVMKYKYPRITYQELVEATQEFNADRLVGAGSYSRVYRGTLRDGSMVAVKVLQLQSGNSIKSFSQECQVLKRIRHRNLMRIITVCSLADFKALVLPFMAKGSLERCLYAGPPAELSLVHRVNICSDIAEGVAYLHHHSPVKVIHCDLKPSNVLINDDMTALVSDFGISRLVMSVGGVANPADVGASTANMLCGSIGYIPPEYGYGSNPTTMGDVYSFGVLVMEMVTRKKPTDDMFEGGLSLHKWVKSHYHGRADAVVDQALARMVLDQTPEVRRMSDAAIGELLELGILCTQETASTRPSMLDAANELDRLKRHLGGDTTATFEDIDDLA; from the exons ATGAGGGCTCCCATGGCCGTCAAGCTCGCGGccattctcctcctcctccacctcacaCGCTTCCATGCCATGGCCGTTGCGACGGGTGAGCGGCGGGCTGGGACGATCGTCCGGCAGCAGCGTCGGTGGCAAGTGCTGCTACAGGAGAAGGCCACGCTCCTGGCATTGAAACGATCGCTCACCTTGCCGTCGCCGTCGGCTCTGGCCGACTGGAACGAGTCCAATGACGATGTCTGCGGCCTCACCGGCGTCGCCTGCGACTGGAGGCGGCAGCACGTCACCGGCCTCTCCCTAGGCGACATGAACATCTCTGGCCCCGTGCCGCCGGTCATCGGTAACCTCACGCGCCTCAAAAGCCTTGACATGTCTCGCAATTTCCTCGCAGGGCAGATCCCGGCCGAGCTCTCCAACCTCCGCGGCCTCGAAGTCCTCGACCTCGGCCACAACCAGCTCAGCGGCGGCATACCGCTGTCCCTCTCTGAGCTGGTAAGCTTGGGTTTCCTCTTCCTCAAGGATAATCAGCTCTCAGGCCCTATCCCGGCCGTTCTCTTCAAGAACTGCACCATTCTAAGTGTGGTCGACTTCGGCAACAACGATCTATCCCGCGAGATTCCCCTGGAAGCCTCGGCGAACATTTTTTTTCTCAACCTCTACTCCAACAGGCTAACCGGAAAACTACCATGGTGGCTCGCTAACTGCACGTATCTATACTTGCTGGATGTGGAGGACAACTCGCTCGCCGACGAGCTCCCCTCCGGCATCATAGCGGGCAAGCAGCAGCTCAAGTACCTGCATTTGTCCAACAACTACCGGTTCTCGAGCCACGACGGCAACACCAACCTGGAGCCCTTCTTCGCCGCAGTATCGAACTGCTCCCAAATACTGGAGATCGAGGCCGGCGCGGTGGGGATGGGCGGTCGGCTGCCAAGCTGGCTTGGCTCGTTGCTCCCACCAAACATGTCACACCTCAACCTGGAGCTCAACGAGATCCAGGGGCCGATCCCGGCCGACATCGGCGAAATGATAAACATCATGCTGATGAACCTCTCAAGCAACCAGCTGAACGGGACAGTCCTGGCATCCATCTGCGCGTTGCCGAAGCTCGAGCGCCTCTCCCTGTCCAACAACGGCCTGACGGGCATGATCCCGGCGTGCATAGGCAACGCGACAAGCCTCGGCGAGCTGGATCTGTCAGGCAATGCGCTGTCGGGGAGCATCCTGAGCGGCATCGGGACCGGGCTTGTCAACCTCTACCTGCAGAACAACCAGCTTTCCGGGGAGATACCGGTAAACCGCCTTGCCGAATGCATGCGCTTGCTCCACCTTGACCTCTCAAACAACAGCTTGACCGGAGAGGTACCATACATGGTCTCTGGCACCAACATTATATTTCTCAACCTGTCACACAACCAGATCAGAGGTGAGCTGCCGCGGGGGCTCGGTGACATGCAACAGGTGCAAGCGATTGACCTGTCCTGGAACAACTTCACAGGCACGATCTCTCCACAGCTTGGACTCTGCCGCGAGCTGGAGGTCCTCGACCTGTCGCACAATTCGCTCACCGGCGTCCTACCATCGTCCTTCGACCTCCTCAACGACCTGAAAAACCTGGACGTATCCCACAACTCCCTGAACGGAGAGATCCCTGCAAACCTGACAAAATGCACCAGCCTGAAACATTTCAACCTGTCGTACAACGACTTCGTCGGCCATGTGCCCACCATCGGCGTCTTTGCAGACTTCACCTTCCTGTCCTACATTGGCAACCCACGGCTCTGCGGCTTGGTGGTGAGGCGCAACTGCCAAAGGCACCGCCCATGGTATCAGTCCCGGAAGTATTTGGTCGTGATGTGCGTCTGCGCCGCCGTGCTGACAATCCTCTGCGCGGTTGGTGCCTGGAAGATCCAGGATTGGTTAGCTGCTGTGCAGGAAGACATGTTCAGGGGCCGACGCAGCGGAGGCTTGTCGCTGGTCATGAAGTATAAGTACCCGCGGATCACGTACCAAGAGTTGGTTGAGGCGACACAGGAGTTTAATGCAGACCGGCTGGTCGGAGCAGGCAGCTACAGCCGCGTGTACCGCGGCACGCTGCGGGACGGCTCCATGGTTGCCGTGAAGGTGCTGCAGCTCCAGTCAGGGAACTCGATCAAGAGCTTCAGCCAGGAGTGCCAGGTCCTGAAGCGCATCCGCCATCGGAACCTCATGCGGATCATCACGGTATGCAGCCTGGCGGACTTCAAGGCGCTGGTCCTGCCCTTCATGGCGAAGGGTAGCCTCGAGCGGTGCCTCTATGCTGGGCCTCCGGCCGAGCTCAGCCTGGTGCACCGTGTCAACATCTGCAGCGACATCGCCGAGGGGGTGGCCTATCTGCACCACCACTCACCAGTCAAGGTCATCCACTGTGACCTTAAGCCAAGCAACGTCCTCATCAACGACGACATGACCGCGCTCGTGTCTGACTTTGGCATTTCCCGGCTGGTCATGAGCGTTGGTGGTGTGGCCAACCCGGCCGACGTCGGTGCCTCCACCGCCAACATGCTGTGCGGTTCCATCGGATACATTCCTCCAG AGTATGGCTACGGCTCGAACCCAACGACGATGGGTGATGTGTACAGCTTCGGCGTTCTGGTGATGGAGATGGTAACGAGGAAGAAGCCGACCGACGACATGTTCGAGGGTGGGCTGAGCCTGCACAAGTGGGTGAAGAGCCACTACCACGGCCGGGCCGACGCGGTGGTCGACCAGGCGCTGGCCAGGATGGTTCTGGACCAGACGCCTGAGGTGAGGAGGATGTCGGACGCGGCCATCGGCGAGCTGCTGGAGCTCGGCATTCTCTGCACCCAGGAGACCGCGTCCACGCGGCCGTCTATGCTGGACGCCGCCAACGAGCTGGACCGGCTCAAGCGGCACCTGGGCGGCGACACGACCGCTACATTCGAAGATATTGATGACTTAGCTTAG